The sequence TTCCAGGTGCCGGCAAATTGTCAGCTGCAGAACTGAAAGCCATTTCACAAACATCCTGCGGAGTGTTAAGTAAAATGGGATCGCAAATCCAGTGGGTGCACAGTTATGTGACCGGCGATAAGATCTATTGCATTTACAATGCACCAAACG comes from Flavihumibacter fluvii and encodes:
- a CDS encoding DUF4242 domain-containing protein, which gives rise to MPKFVIEREIPGAGKLSAAELKAISQTSCGVLSKMGSQIQWVHSYVTGDKIYCIYNAPNEEMVREHAKLGGFPANAVNRVVTIIDPVTAE